The Nocardia arthritidis genome has a window encoding:
- a CDS encoding TIGR00645 family protein translates to MVSPNNQQPQVSRTHLGYFIFLSRWLQLPLYVGLIVAQAAYVWQFLRDLWQLVAGLFEHGGEAETNIMLAVLGLIDVVMISNLLIMVIVGGYETFVSRLRIDDHPDQPEWLAQVNANVLKVKLAMSIVGISSIHLLKTFIGLTQDPNPGGHMASYLWPTVIHFTFVISALLLSSIDRIMPHPSTHAHHRQHHESNGRHRELESAALN, encoded by the coding sequence ATGGTTTCACCGAACAATCAACAGCCACAAGTTTCGCGAACTCACTTGGGCTACTTCATATTTCTGAGTCGCTGGCTCCAGCTACCGCTGTACGTCGGATTGATCGTCGCGCAGGCGGCCTACGTATGGCAGTTTCTCCGCGACCTCTGGCAACTGGTCGCCGGGCTGTTCGAACACGGCGGTGAGGCCGAAACCAACATCATGCTGGCGGTGCTCGGCCTGATCGATGTGGTGATGATTTCGAACCTGCTGATCATGGTGATCGTCGGCGGATACGAAACATTCGTCTCCCGGCTGCGGATCGACGACCACCCGGACCAGCCGGAGTGGTTGGCGCAGGTGAACGCGAATGTGTTGAAGGTGAAGCTGGCCATGTCGATCGTCGGCATCTCGTCGATTCACCTGTTGAAGACGTTCATCGGTCTCACTCAGGATCCGAATCCGGGCGGGCATATGGCGAGCTACCTGTGGCCGACCGTCATTCACTTCACCTTCGTGATTTCGGCGCTGCTGTTGTCGAGCATCGATCGGATCATGCCGCATCCGTCGACGCACGCGCACCACAGGCAGCACCACGAGTCCAACGGCCGTCACCGAGAGCTGGAATCGGCCGCGCTGAACTGA
- a CDS encoding LuxR C-terminal-related transcriptional regulator: MVDAAAELGHDDVIGVYQALVSNPEWGAAELRGHLGITEGRVAAALAALTDMTLLRRSVHDPRRWHVIDPKTACESVFRRRQEELLRQQQLMLTVEKMIARQSAHPESNALPNQHETLVGIDSLHAFLGQYANEVQTSWYAATRNAVPSEVMAAPILEQHLSALFRGVDLRKIVPESARHDPVTRHYADLLARVGNEIRTVPTLSLELIVLDSTVALIPLNNDDIFNGVVVLREPRTVAALAACFQQAWDISEPFNRIAAADDTQLSAQERQLLRFLAEGMTDEAIARRLAISARTSRRVTTGLMRRLGARSRFEAGVKAARLGWV; the protein is encoded by the coding sequence ATGGTCGACGCGGCAGCCGAACTCGGGCATGACGATGTAATCGGCGTCTACCAGGCTTTGGTGAGTAATCCCGAGTGGGGTGCGGCGGAGTTGCGCGGCCATCTCGGAATCACCGAGGGCCGAGTTGCGGCCGCGCTCGCGGCCCTGACAGATATGACCCTGCTGCGCCGCTCGGTCCACGATCCGCGGCGCTGGCATGTGATCGATCCGAAAACGGCTTGCGAGAGCGTATTTCGCCGTAGACAGGAAGAGTTGCTGCGCCAGCAGCAACTGATGTTGACCGTCGAGAAGATGATTGCGCGGCAGTCGGCGCACCCCGAATCCAACGCCCTCCCGAATCAGCACGAAACATTGGTCGGGATCGATTCCCTGCACGCCTTTCTCGGCCAATACGCCAACGAGGTGCAGACCTCGTGGTACGCCGCCACCCGAAACGCCGTCCCGTCCGAGGTCATGGCGGCGCCCATCCTCGAACAACATCTCTCGGCGCTGTTCCGCGGTGTCGACCTGCGCAAAATCGTTCCCGAAAGCGCCAGGCACGATCCGGTTACCCGGCACTATGCCGACCTGCTCGCGCGGGTGGGCAACGAGATTCGCACCGTGCCCACGCTGTCGCTCGAGCTGATCGTGCTCGATTCCACCGTCGCACTGATCCCGCTGAACAACGACGACATATTCAACGGGGTGGTCGTATTGCGCGAGCCGAGAACCGTGGCCGCCCTCGCCGCTTGTTTTCAACAAGCCTGGGATATCTCCGAACCGTTCAACCGAATCGCGGCGGCGGATGACACGCAGCTGAGCGCGCAGGAGCGCCAACTCTTGCGTTTCCTCGCCGAGGGGATGACCGATGAGGCAATTGCTCGGCGATTGGCGATATCCGCACGCACCAGCCGCCGCGTGACGACCGGTCTGATGCGACGGCTCGGCGCACGGAGCCGATTCGAGGCGGGCGTGA